A genome region from bacterium includes the following:
- a CDS encoding PilZ domain-containing protein: MLERSRLNPRLEIELPAEYRVEASDKPRLGTIANLSAGGAALLTDRQIPPRALLHQFRFSLPGDKGPEDSLEASAVLVHARPYKTDVGTIGYCSGLHFLGFESRAFERLENFVLDRLELAKRQAR, from the coding sequence GCGACTCGAGATCGAGTTGCCGGCAGAGTACCGGGTCGAGGCATCGGATAAGCCGCGCTTGGGCACGATCGCCAACCTGAGCGCGGGAGGTGCGGCGCTTCTGACCGACCGCCAGATTCCCCCGCGTGCGCTGCTGCATCAGTTTCGCTTCTCACTGCCGGGGGACAAAGGTCCGGAGGACTCGCTCGAGGCCTCGGCGGTCCTCGTCCATGCGCGGCCTTACAAGACCGACGTGGGGACCATCGGCTACTGCTCCGGCCTGCACTTTCTGGGCTTCGAGAGCCGGGCTTTCGAGCGCCTCGAGAACTTCGTGCTCGACCGTCTCGAGCTCGCCAAGAGACAAGCCCGCTGA